One window from the genome of Hippoglossus hippoglossus isolate fHipHip1 chromosome 10, fHipHip1.pri, whole genome shotgun sequence encodes:
- the zic6 gene encoding zic family member 6 → MSSLQRFGGCPLSCVNPGESNTEPSVVLPPLAGERMGHPTGSSLKLCPSHNLRDYPETRSSAYVDHSVPNFSDSGYPSHRLEHSPRGILIGANFSGAGMPPVTDQLASRANQHGGIGRYRDFHGCRDNRSHAFFYQEQAHASTDAPRDLGSQMMLGLPGDLLTRTHPYGQGISPKGSSQQQQLVSQFLGLYKPLNMAIQHGGGDAFLRCSKQTVKHELVCKWCDGHEGAGKLPCSRAFGTMYELVTHVTVEHVGGPEHAEYVCQWENCARDRKPFKAKYKLVNHVRVHTGEKPFPCPFHGCEKVFARSENLKIHKRTHTGEKPFKCEFEGCSRRFANSSDRKKHSHVHSSDKPYICKVRGCDKCYTHPSSLRKHMKLHSIKAKGEDASPGDAEAVSTRVPDGAQISPCHPPSSTQDVPMSPESRDQSTPRSRFHHTFDSSFDYSTHRSQPLLDPLLLQRGSYRSQSSQYPCGQTAHTFAQNPRTFPSTSPFQKSIVNGWYTCHSGVDSFPPKQCNNIPSL, encoded by the exons ATGTCAAGCCTTCAGAGGTTTGGTGGCTGCCCTCTCTCCTGCGTCAACCCCGGGGAGAGCAATACTGAACCCAGCGTGGTGCTGCCACCTTTGGCAGGGGAGCGCATGGGACACCCCACTGGCAGTTCCTTAAAACTCTGCCCCTCGCACAATTTGCGAGACTACCCCGAGACGAGGTCCAGTGCATATGTTGACCATTCGGTGCCCAATTTTTCAGACTCTGGATACCCCAGCCACCGGTTAGAGCACAGCCCTCGGGGCATTCTCATTGGAGCCAATTTTTCTGGAGCCGGCATGCCACCCGTCACTGATCAACTGGCATCAAGAGCTAACCAACATGGCGGGATTGGAAGGTATCGCGACTTCCATGGCTGCAGAGACAACAGGAGCCATGCTTTTTTTTACCAGGAGCAGGCCCACGCCTCCACGGACGCACCTCGAGACCTCGGCAGCCAGATGATGCTGGGTCTACCTGGCGACCTCCTCACCCGGACTCATCCCTATGGGCAAGGCATCAGCCCCAAGGgaagcagccagcagcagcagctcgtcaGCCAGTTCCTGGGTCTGTACAAGCCCCTGAACATGGCCATCCAGCATGGAGGAGGCGACGCGTTCCTCAGGTGCTCCAAGCAAACAGTGAAGCACGAGCTGGTGTGCAAGTGGTGTGACGGCCATGAGGGGGCCGGGAAGCTGCCTTGCTCCAGAGCCTTCGGGACCATGTATGAACTTGTCACCCATGTGACAGTGGAGCACGTCGGAGGACCCGAGCACGCCGAgtatgtgtgtcagtgggaGAACTGTGCGCGGGACAGGAAGCCTTTCAAAGCCAAATACAAGCTGGTGAACCACGTCAGAGTGCACACAGGGGAAAAGCCCTTCCCGTGCCCCTTTCACGGCTGCGAGAAAGTGTTTGCAAGATCAGAGAATTTAAAGATCCACAAGAGGACCCACACAG GtgaaaaaccttttaaatgtGAGTTCGAGGGCTGCAGCCGGAGGTTTGCGAACAGCAGCGACCGAAAGAAGCACTCTCACGTGCACTCCAGCGATAAGCCCTACATTTGCAAGGTCAGGGGCTGCGACAAGTGCTACACCCACCCGAGCTCCCTGCGCAAGCACATGAAGCTCCACTCCATCAAGGCCAAAGGCGAAGACGCGAGTCCCGGTGACGCGGAGGCCGTGTCCACCCGCGTCCCGGACGGAGCGCAGATCAGCCCCTGTCACCCCCCATCCTCCACCCAAGACGTCCCCATGTCCCCGGAGAGTCGAGACCAGTCGACCCCGAGGTCACGTTTCCATCACACGTTTGACAGCAGTTTTGACTACTCCACGCACAGGTCACAGCCCCTGCTggatcctctgctgctgcagaggggCAGCTACAGGTCCCAGTCCTCCCAGTACCCCTGCGGACAGACGGCGCACACTTTTGCGCAGAACCCCAGGACtttcccctccacctctcccttcCAGAAGAGTATTGTCAATGGATGGTACACATGTCACAGCGGCGTGGACTCCTTCCCACCGAAGCAGTGCAACAACATCCCGTCTCTCTGA